A genomic stretch from Achromobacter spanius includes:
- the rimO gene encoding 30S ribosomal protein S12 methylthiotransferase RimO, which produces MSSPKVGFVSLGCPKALVDSERILTQLRTEGYEVTPEYNDADVVVVNTCGFIDSAKAESLEAIGEALAENGKVIVTGCMGVEESVIRKVHPSVLAVTGPQQYEEVVRAVHDAAPPKQDHNPYLDLVPPQGIKLTPRHYAYLKISEGCNHRCSFCIIPSMRGDLVSRPVGDVLSEAERLVKAGVKELLVISQDTSAYGVDVKYRSGFWNGRPVKTRMTELCLALSEMGVWTRLHYVYPYPHVDEVIPLMAEGKILPYLDIPFQHASPRILKAMKRPAFEDKTLARIKRWREICPDLTIRSTFIVGFPGETEEDFQYLLDWMQEAQLDRVGCFQYSPVEGAPANLLDNPVPDEVKQDRWERFMELQQGISTARLARKVGREIDVLIDEVDEDGAIGRSSADAPEIDGCVYVSSEKTLKAGDLVRVRVTESDEYDLWGEAI; this is translated from the coding sequence ATGTCTTCCCCCAAAGTCGGCTTCGTCAGCCTGGGCTGTCCTAAAGCCCTGGTCGACTCCGAACGCATCCTGACCCAACTGCGCACCGAAGGGTACGAAGTCACGCCCGAGTACAACGATGCGGACGTCGTCGTCGTCAATACCTGTGGGTTCATTGACAGCGCCAAGGCCGAATCGCTTGAAGCCATTGGCGAAGCGCTGGCCGAGAACGGCAAGGTCATCGTCACCGGCTGTATGGGCGTTGAGGAATCGGTGATCCGCAAGGTGCACCCCAGCGTGCTCGCGGTGACCGGTCCCCAGCAGTATGAAGAGGTGGTGCGCGCCGTGCATGACGCCGCGCCGCCCAAGCAGGACCACAACCCCTATCTGGATCTGGTGCCGCCGCAGGGCATCAAGCTCACGCCGCGCCACTACGCCTACCTGAAGATCTCGGAAGGCTGTAATCACCGTTGCAGCTTCTGCATCATCCCGTCGATGCGCGGTGACCTGGTCAGCCGCCCGGTGGGCGATGTGCTGAGCGAAGCCGAACGCCTGGTCAAGGCCGGTGTGAAGGAACTGCTGGTGATCTCGCAGGACACCAGCGCGTACGGCGTGGATGTGAAGTACCGCAGTGGCTTCTGGAACGGTCGCCCGGTCAAGACGCGCATGACGGAGCTCTGTCTGGCCTTGTCCGAAATGGGCGTCTGGACGCGCCTGCACTATGTGTACCCGTACCCGCACGTGGACGAAGTGATTCCGCTGATGGCCGAGGGCAAGATCCTGCCGTACCTGGACATTCCGTTCCAGCACGCCAGCCCGCGCATCCTGAAAGCCATGAAGCGTCCGGCGTTCGAAGACAAGACGCTGGCGCGCATCAAGCGCTGGCGCGAGATCTGCCCCGACCTGACCATCCGTTCCACCTTCATCGTGGGCTTTCCCGGCGAGACCGAGGAAGACTTCCAGTACCTGTTGGACTGGATGCAGGAAGCGCAGCTGGATCGCGTGGGCTGTTTCCAGTATTCGCCGGTGGAAGGCGCGCCCGCGAACCTGCTGGACAACCCCGTGCCCGACGAGGTCAAGCAAGACCGCTGGGAACGTTTCATGGAATTGCAGCAGGGCATTTCGACTGCGCGCCTGGCCCGCAAGGTGGGCCGCGAGATCGACGTGCTGATCGATGAAGTGGACGAAGACGGCGCCATTGGCCGCAGCAGCGCCGACGCGCCTGAGATCGACGGCTGTGTGTACGTCAGTTCGGAAAAAACGCTGAAAGCGGGCGACCTGGTGCGCGTGCGCGTCACCGAATCAGACGAATACGACCTCTGGGGCGAGGCGATCTGA